TTGGGCGGAAATCGAAAAACAGAACAATTTTCGGCTCCGCGCGGGCGTTTTTTCAGCGACCTGCTAGGCGGCCTCGGGCAGCGTCGCGGACTTCGACGGTCATCTGTTGGCCGAGCACGGCAAGGGCGGCCTGGATCTTTTCGGGCCTCGTGGCGTGGCGCGGATCGAGCATGCGCCGGATGACGCGCTCGTCCACGCCCAGGCGGCGCGCCAGTTCGGAGTTGTTGATGCCTTGCTCGCGCATGGCTAGATAGAGAGCGAGGTTTGGCGCCAACCACAGCGGCACAAGCACCTGCAGCTGGCCGGGCTTCACGGGTGAGGGCGCGGGAATTTCCTGCGGCCGGTGATGCGGCTGGTGTCGAAGGTCCGCACGGGCGGCCGCGTGCACCGGGTCTACGACGAGCCTGCCACCCCCTGCCAGCGCCTGCTGGCCTCCAGCCAGCTGAGCACGCTGACAAAGGAGGCTCTTCAGGCCAGCTATGAGGGCCTGAACCCGATCGCCCTGCGCCGTCAGATCGAAGAATGCCAGCGCCAACTGCTCAAACTGGTGCTCGGCAGGGACAAGACCAGCCCATCCCGGCAGCGCAAGTTGCAGCCCCGTTCGGTGACTTCTTTCATGACCCAACGGGCTGCCGTTCGGTTACCAGATGAAATGACTTGACATGTGGCGTCATCCGTTGTCCACCGGTTGCTTGGTGCAGCGGCTGGCGACGTGCCATCCGGCTGACGGGTCGAAAGGCACGAGACGGCATCCCGAGTAATGCGGCTGCCTGGCTCGCACCCCGGCGGATTTTGAGCGGGCCATTGCTCATCAATCACTTGCATCGCCTCTCTCTGCCCCGAAATCCCCTTTGTTTGATCTGGCGAGCCAATTCTTTTCCCCGCTTCTGTTTCCGCCCTTCAGCGCTTCGCGCCGTCCCGCTCGTGCGCCATGAGCTCCCCGCATCGAGCGTCTGTGCCTCCCGGTTCGAGTCCTCCCCGCCTGATCTGCCGCCTTGGTTCCATGCGAATGGCTGCCTTGTGAATGCCTTCCTCGAAAATCGCCGCTCGGGCGGGGGGCCGCGAGGGAACCGCTCCCTTTCAGCGGCTGACGCCGCCTTGGTTCGCGGCACAGAATCCGCCGCGATTTTCATCCGCGCTGATGTCCCGCAGGGTCATGGGGGCTCACTCGAAGATCGGCGCGAGTCTGGCCAGAACCTCGTCCATGATCGCGGCCGGAACGGCTTCCAGTTTTTTGCCGCCACGGGCGCCGAGGTCGAGGGCGCGGGGTTGGTCGCAGCGGATCACCCCGGTGGTCTGGGTTCCGGCACCCGACAGCGAGACAGCGAACCCGGCCGTCCGGGCAAAACTCCCTCCGCTGGTCATGGGGACAACCACGGGCAGTTTTGTCACTTGATGGAACGCCTCAGGAGAGTCGATCAGAGCGGGACGGCGGCCTGTTTTGCTCATGCCCCTCGCAGGGGTCGCGCCCGATCAGCCGGATTTCGCCGCGCTTCATCAGAGAATCTCGGCGCCCGCTGGCTTGCCGCCGAGCCATTCACGCTCTTTCCCGCTGCTCGCTTTCCCAAGCCGGCATGGAGTGAGGAGTTCGTTCAGGGTATGGCGGGGGCGCTGTTGCGGCGCCGCGGCCAGCCGGCCGCTTTTCAGGGTGATCCGGCCCGGGCGCCTGGCCGCAGGCGCAGAACATC
This DNA window, taken from Bryobacteraceae bacterium, encodes the following:
- a CDS encoding hypothetical protein (possible pseudo, frameshifted), with product MSKTGRRPALIDSPEAFHQVTKLPVVVPMTSGGSFARTAGFAVSLSGAGTQTTGVIRCDQPRALDLGARGGKKLEAVPAAIMDEVLARLAPIFE